Proteins encoded together in one Impatiens glandulifera chromosome 1, dImpGla2.1, whole genome shotgun sequence window:
- the LOC124922242 gene encoding cytochrome c oxidase subunit 6a, mitochondrial-like gives MATTIVRSSLRGIVRGSPNPRSPVSKRNFASSSHHDDAHEAAKWEKITYVAAASCTIFAIYNLSKGHPQYEEPPPYQYLHIRNKEFPWGPDGLFERKHHH, from the exons ATGGCGACGACGATTGTGAGATCATCCCTCCGAGGGATTGTTCGAGGAAGCCCTAACCCTAGGTCCCCTGTTTCCAAGAGGAATTTCGCTTCCTCTTCCCATCACGACGATGCAC ATGAAGCTGCAAAATGGGAGAAGATTACTTATGTTGCAGCTGCATCTTGCACCATCTTCGCTATATATAACCTCTCCAAGGGCCACCCTCAATATGAAGAACCTCCT CCATACCAATATCTACACATTCGCAACAAGGAGTTCCCGTGGG GCCCCGATGGCCTTTTCGAGAGGAAGCACCACCACTGA